Part of the Etheostoma cragini isolate CJK2018 unplaced genomic scaffold, CSU_Ecrag_1.0 ScbMSFa_2076, whole genome shotgun sequence genome, AAAGTCATTCTAATCAATAACTAATAAGCAGTTCTTCATAATAAAAATTATGTTTGAAGATCAtcagtgagagacagagggacagtgtTGTCCATCTGTCCATACCTGAGAGTATCCAGTCTCCAGTGTGGGTCCTTAAGTCCAGCGGACAGCAGCTTCACTCCTGAGTCTCCTGGATGATTGTAGCTCAGGTCCAGcactctcagatgggaggggttggagttCAGAGCTGAGACCAGACAAGTACAGCCTTCCTCTGAGACCAGACACCCTgacagactacacacacacacacacacacacacacacacacacacacacagacacacacaaagacacacatagtAATTCCTGAATAGTCTATTCAGCATAGTTATGATAACCCTCATATTGAACTGGATATAATTTCAAGTGAGGTAAAGatccaaaataaatcaatattgtaTAATTGACAAAAACTGCATATACAAGTCAAGTTTACATGCCGTGAACCAAGACATATTGTTTGAAAGCTGCTGGGTCAGCTAAACCTTTCTTTACAATATTGTTACAACATTTAATACAGcatcataaaaatgttaaatttgcatTTCTAAACAGCAGTTCACtaacctgagagtttccagtctgcagtgtggactcttcagtccagctGACACCAgctccactcctgaatcctgcaggttgttgttactcaggtccagctctctcagactagaggactgggagcggagaactgaggacagagcttcacagcttctctctgacatgTTACAACCATGCAACCTGAAAAAGATCTTTAGTCAGTCCATTCTAAAATCAAATACATAAAGCCAGTCAAGGCTTAGTGGGTAAACTTCTACAAATATTTGAAT contains:
- the LOC117940268 gene encoding ribonuclease inhibitor-like — protein: MSERSCEALSSVLRSQSSSLRELDLSNNNLQDSGVELVSAGLKSPHCRLETLSLSGCLVSEEGCTCLVSALNSNPSHLRVLDLSYNHPGDSGVKLLSAGLKDPHWRLDTLRTDHGGPQRLRPGLRKCECV